In Deinococcus ficus, a single window of DNA contains:
- a CDS encoding vWA domain-containing protein — protein sequence MYLHSVALPTPAASLPGHKHVLLLIDVSCSMTSELPGLTADLHRHLLEHLCPGDELSVVWFSGRGECGAVLAHETVTTLAESQRVADLIGRWLVPVGSTRFTDALNHGAALAARPTSAVFMTDGQDTQNDRSSILQAAQELALHVRDAHGVEYGDHTDRRTLSELAGMLGAAPRLVQSAAVDQDVTGQVLGLPAPAEKTAFDVLRDDPVIIVQAEAGQVMLPEGTAQVRPFTGLPGPDDVGGKPEGAFQDALYVQLLRAARTLDGPEIERTLRRLGDRALIQLTGGLYGKQRFGQFEAVVEEMCTRPERRYPLGYDAAALPDESQPTVTEVLTLLSDGGSELLTRHPAFQYRRVSRGTAPDPDPAVTWRGTGEPRITGLVSHARRPNLSLQVTTPGTAQLRRPPQALAALLPDTLDVPRVQTYTVLHSGILHLSTLPVRPSPVALTQLKAWGLAPEHTAPGEAVCVELGRLPLVRRSEVQRVRAADFARRTVQLERHKAVVKVLREAYAVHFPPRSSAMLAGTYGADAAAWLREQGVTDRGFSPRGPLQPGRDDVPVVELEVAIKGVSSLPKTSDVLARIAAGKALTTRERLIQAALAQVPVDPAELPGALDRHLQHVREAEVDLRRDLMALLVGQTWFADLAPDETEVTVTEGGEPFTVRLGTRELTEGV from the coding sequence ATGTATCTCCATTCCGTCGCGCTGCCCACCCCCGCCGCCTCACTGCCCGGCCACAAGCATGTGCTGCTCCTGATCGACGTGTCGTGCTCGATGACCAGTGAACTGCCTGGGCTTACCGCTGACCTGCACCGGCACCTGCTCGAACACCTGTGTCCGGGTGACGAACTCAGCGTCGTGTGGTTCTCCGGGCGCGGGGAGTGCGGCGCGGTCCTCGCGCACGAGACGGTCACCACGCTGGCCGAGTCCCAGCGCGTGGCGGACCTGATCGGGCGGTGGCTGGTGCCGGTGGGATCCACCCGCTTCACGGACGCCCTGAACCACGGCGCGGCCCTCGCGGCCCGGCCCACCTCGGCCGTCTTCATGACCGACGGGCAGGACACCCAGAATGACCGCTCGAGCATTCTGCAAGCCGCGCAGGAGCTCGCCCTGCACGTCCGTGACGCCCATGGCGTCGAGTACGGCGATCACACCGACCGCCGCACGTTGAGTGAGCTGGCCGGCATGCTCGGTGCCGCCCCGCGCCTCGTGCAGAGCGCCGCGGTGGACCAGGACGTCACGGGCCAGGTGTTGGGCCTGCCCGCGCCTGCCGAGAAGACCGCGTTCGACGTCCTCCGGGATGACCCGGTCATCATCGTTCAGGCGGAGGCGGGCCAGGTGATGCTGCCGGAAGGCACGGCGCAGGTGCGCCCCTTCACCGGTCTGCCCGGTCCGGATGACGTCGGCGGGAAGCCGGAAGGGGCGTTTCAGGACGCGTTGTACGTTCAGCTGCTGCGTGCGGCCCGCACCCTCGACGGTCCGGAAATCGAGCGCACCCTGCGGCGGCTCGGCGACCGGGCCCTGATTCAGCTGACGGGCGGGCTGTACGGCAAGCAGCGGTTCGGGCAGTTCGAAGCGGTGGTCGAGGAGATGTGCACGAGGCCGGAGCGGCGCTACCCGCTCGGCTACGACGCCGCGGCCCTGCCGGACGAGTCGCAGCCGACCGTCACGGAAGTGCTGACGCTGCTCAGTGACGGCGGGAGTGAGCTGCTGACAAGGCACCCGGCGTTCCAGTACCGCCGGGTCAGCCGGGGGACGGCGCCGGACCCTGACCCGGCCGTGACCTGGCGTGGCACCGGCGAGCCGCGCATCACGGGTCTCGTCTCCCACGCCCGGCGGCCGAACCTCTCCCTGCAGGTCACGACGCCCGGCACCGCGCAGCTGCGCCGCCCCCCGCAGGCGTTGGCCGCCCTGCTGCCGGACACCCTGGACGTCCCCCGCGTGCAGACCTACACCGTGCTTCACTCGGGAATCCTCCACCTCTCCACCCTGCCGGTCCGGCCGTCCCCGGTCGCCCTGACGCAGCTGAAGGCCTGGGGGCTCGCGCCCGAACACACTGCGCCTGGCGAGGCGGTCTGCGTGGAGCTCGGCCGCCTGCCGCTGGTCCGGCGGAGCGAGGTGCAGCGCGTGCGCGCGGCGGATTTCGCCCGGCGAACGGTGCAGCTCGAGCGGCACAAGGCGGTCGTCAAGGTTCTGAGGGAAGCCTACGCCGTGCACTTCCCGCCCCGCAGCAGTGCAATGCTGGCCGGCACGTACGGCGCGGACGCCGCGGCCTGGCTGCGTGAGCAGGGCGTGACGGACCGCGGCTTCAGCCCGCGCGGCCCACTGCAGCCCGGGCGGGATGACGTGCCGGTCGTCGAACTCGAGGTGGCGATCAAGGGCGTGTCCAGCCTGCCCAAAACCAGCGACGTGCTGGCCAGGATCGCGGCGGGCAAGGCCCTCACGACCCGTGAACGGCTGATCCAGGCCGCTCTGGCGCAGGTCCCGGTGGATCCGGCCGAGCTGCCCGGCGCGCTGGACCGGCATCTCCAGCACGTGCGGGAGGCTGAAGTCGACCTGCGCCGTGACCTGATGGCCCTGCTGGTCGGGCAGACCTGGTTTGCGGACCTGGCCCCGGACGAGACGGAAGTGACGGTGACGGAGGGGGGCGAGCCCTTCACGGTGCGCCTCGGGACCCGTGAGCTGACCGAGGGCGTCTGA
- a CDS encoding helix-turn-helix domain-containing protein: MRLHERLRELRSERGLRLKDIAERCGVSVPYLSDLERGRANPSLDTLQTLAGAYELSVNDLLMGVDFYGNASAQSLPLGLKELLDDPILGAQITPEWVESLARIELRGRRPRDKQDWYEIFLHLRRILS; the protein is encoded by the coding sequence ATGCGATTACACGAACGACTCAGGGAGCTGCGCAGCGAACGCGGGCTGCGGCTCAAGGACATCGCCGAGCGTTGCGGCGTGAGCGTGCCCTACCTCAGCGACCTCGAACGCGGCCGGGCCAACCCCAGCCTGGACACCCTCCAGACGCTGGCCGGCGCGTACGAGCTGAGCGTCAACGACCTGCTGATGGGCGTGGACTTCTACGGCAACGCTAGCGCCCAGAGCCTCCCACTCGGCCTCAAGGAGCTGCTCGACGACCCCATCCTGGGCGCGCAGATCACCCCGGAGTGGGTCGAGTCGCTCGCCCGCATCGAACTGCGCGGCCGCCGCCCCCGTGACAAGCAGGACTGGTACGAGATCTTCCTGCACCTGCGGCGCATCCTCAGCTGA